The genomic DNA atcaactttttttttcaggagggggggttggggcggTTTCGGTATTCAAAAAGTCCCATAAGGCCCCTTGTCCTGGAACATTGTAGAGGCTTCATACCTCCTCCTTCCTGTTACCTTCACTTGCTGGTCTCTTTTGTTCTTTATTGGTTGTCATCAGACGATTAACTGCCCATTAGAAAGGGTTTTTGTCCTTTATTGTGTGTCATCGTAGGATTAACTGCCCATTAGAAAGGTTGGTTTCTATTGGTTTCTAATAGTTCACTTACGAGACTGGTGATTTCAATGTCTTTTGCCATTGCCTGCACATAtagtcctgtttttttttttgtttttttgtttttttcaactTTACACCATACCACAgtactgttttttcccccaactaCAAAGTGCGCTACATTTCTTCATGGACTCTCCATTCCTTTTCTCCCGGACATTCTTTGTGCTTGGACTCCCTTCTCTtaccttcctctcccttcccagGGTTCTGTGTGTGACGTCTGCTGCACGGTCCCCTGCTGCAACACGCCATGCATGTGGTGTCAGATGGTGCGCAAAATCAGGTGCTCCTCATCAACGCCCAGATAACCATCTGGACCGCGCCTCAGGGCATCAGCTACAGCCAACATCCCATGGTGCTTCCTACACAAGTGCCAGCATATCCTGAATGTCCACAGTAACACaaccatgtgtgtttttttgcattCAGTTGTATACGTTGGGTGTTACTTTCCTCTCGTTACTATCGTGGGCTATGGGAGTGAATTGATCTTAAATATCAATGCCAGGTTAATTGCCTGTTCCAATCAGAATACGATTTATTTGAATATGAGTCTAATTTCAGCTGTTCATATTTAATTAGCTAGATGGGCCAATACTTTTTGTCCTGTGAAATCACATCAGATTTgcttataaacaaacaaaaaaaaaaaaaaaaacaagaaccaACTGTGACCTAAGACATGACGGCATGAGATCACTCAGGTAACACTGATTAAACCTCTTTATTCACTACAGCATAACAGCCGCAGCATGTCAGTTAACTAGTCtagtgagtgagttagttagttagtccACACATTTGCTGCTTCCTTGTGCCGTATTGTACTGATAACCCATTAAATAATGCAAAAGCATTACACACATTCTTCACATTGTAGAAAggacaaacacatttaaagcCTATGCTGCTTTCTTTTGCCAATGAGTTATGTGCTTCAATCCAACTTCATCTTATTTTGTCCTGACAAGACAGTGGTGGACTCTTCAGACTGCTCTTTGATGGTGGTCGGACATGGTGGCGAGACTCTGTTCTTCTAAAATCAGGGGCCATCCCTTTTTGTCACAGGAATGATTGGGCGTGAATGGGGGGGTTTCCACGCTAAGTAATTAACTCATCAGAACCAGGGTTGCTTCCTCCCCGGCTCCAGCAATTGCTGTGTCCTCTGCAAACTTGATTACCCATATTATCCTATCCTTCGGGAGGGAGATGGTGCAGCTGTTTGTGTATGACATAAACAAGCCGAGGGGACAGGACATGACATTAAGGAGGAACGTATGTCAGCAAGGAACGGTCTTTCTTTTGTGAGACTAGAGTCACGCTGTCCACAAGGTCATcaggagtctcactgtctgacatTGAAGAAAACCTTTGTCACCACTATTTAGTACAATCttgtttgtgtggtgtattATCAGGCAACAAAGAATTCAGCTGGGGTTGGAATGTAATTTGTTTGTATCAGCTacatgttacatttacatttagtagacgcttttatccaaagcgacgtacaagggagagaacaatcaagctacgagcaatagagacctagtgtaacaataaatactacatgTGTCTTTCCCATGCCCCATCTTATCTATAAAACCCTAAAGTACaataccctccctctctctctggataaCCACAAGTCAGCTCAGATTCCAAGACTTGTGGttatccagagagagagggagggttggGAAAAGTCCCTCATGAgtagcactttgtgtgtgtgtgtgggggggggggggggggggggggggggtaggctgAGGTCACAGAAGACGAACTTGCCTGAGATTGTGACCAGGAAGTAATAAGCAAAAAGTCATCCCCCACAAGATAACCTGTAATCACAAGTCTGTATCGTGGCTTGTGTTGCAAGGGGAGATTTGTAGCATTTTTAACAGTCAGTGCACATATTGTGCCATATCTAAACAGTTTAAAGAGCCCTGCAGTAAAGAGTGGTATTAAAAGTATGCTAAGCACATACTTGCAGAAACGTTATCAGATCCTGGTAATCATGCTTTATCTGATTTATGTCCTTTGTACTGTGCGTCAAAGTATACCGCACGGTGTCTGTCTACATTAGTCTTGGGGAGCCTTATGATACAAAACTGGCTGAGCAGGAAATAGGAAACTTTGGACATATGATGACCTCTTAGAGAAGCCAGTACATGGTATACAAGGTTACTACAAAAACGCTCTTTTTGAGACATAAGACTTTTATTACACATCTCAGTCTCGGAGTAACATGAGTTCAAGTAACTCATAATATGgctcaaacacattcacatttaaaaataatggAGTAAATAGCCTACAGTTCAACACAGATAAACAAGGTCCCAATATACATATAGAAATGTCATTCATGACAACTAAATCAAGGCACAGGCAAGACAGTTTGTGAAAACTTAAGTGTAGCGTACACATTTAAGTTGTGTTGAACTACTGACTTATAGATTCTCATCTGATTCTGACGGTTCATTGCTGGGATCCCTCCAAGAAAGGGTAGCATCCCCCGAGTCCATGACAGCCACAGAGCTGGGCACCCCTAAACCCATTTCCTGTGATGGCGGCACACTTCGACACTCAAACAGGACCTCAAAGTGGGTCTCGGAGTCCCCGGGCTCCCGCAGGACGAGCAGTTCGTACCGACCGAAGCGGATCAGAGCCTTGTCAGGCAACTCTGCTCCCACTAGATGTCCCAGTTCGATGCCATTGACCTGCACAGGAGCTTTGCGACTCAAGTTCTGCACGTTGAAGCGCATTTCTGTACTCCCAGGGGCACGGAAAGCCTGCAGGGCCAGCTGCTTGCGGGAGACCCTGGTGTCGTTCAAGATGAACGGGCACGCCTCGGCTGCCCGACCCAACCTCATCGGGTCCTCGGCCTCCTGCTTGTGCCTCAGGTTCATGGGTAGAGAGTCAAAGACACTCCGGGCCTCCGGGTGGTACAGCTGCACTCGCAGACAGGTCAACAGTTCGTCAGTCTCGTCTGTCTGGGATACCGCCATCATGTTAGGTTAGCCTGCGTCCCCCTCTTTGGTTCCAACccaagagcaaaaaaaaagacaggcaCAATCacaaaatatgataaaaaaaaatgtattgaaagttttctttttaacttcaaaaAGCGCTGTGTGTTAAACATTGTCTTGGGTCCACACAAGGAGTCTACCTAGGGAAATGTGTCCCTGTGGGACTTCTATTGCAGAATGTAACTGACTTGCAAGTGCTTGTACTCAGCTTTCCCCCTTACTGTTGCACTAACATGGGTCAAAAATACATGAGATAAAAGAGGAAACCATAGCATACCACCAAGTGTGCTGCACTGAACTTTTGCTCTCTGTCAAAAGCTTCACTACTCAAGAACAGACTTGTTTTTCTGTAGTAGGCTAATGTGTGCATCCTTTGGACAAACATTTGTGTAGAATAGTGTAGAATAGAATACTGAGGATGAGCATCCGCGACATGGGGCTTTCTTCAGATAATGTTCTGTCTCAACTCAATGGGCATACTATGTTTGGACATTTTACATTAGTGTCTGTATCGTCTAGTGCTGCCATAATTGGCTGTGTTTAGATTAACTCATTTGCTAAATACTTAGGCCAATAGGGATGTTTCTTTTGTATCACAGTACACCTAATTAAACCGCCCTTATTCTTGTCAttgttgtcattgtgcattaaaTCAAATTACAACCAAATTACAACATGGTGATGCATGCATCATAGTCGCTGAGGCCAACATTCAACCCAAACAAATAGCCTCATTTggaatgtgaatgtgtcagaATTCAACCAAAGGCATTCAGCGCTGTGCATTTACCACCAATACTCTGGTTACCACCACCCATCCTTTACCGGCAGCATCCTTACAAGGTATCGTCTACTCTACatcatgtaaaatgtaaaatgtacctGTAGTTTGTAGTCTATTTCACAAAAGGACGCTCGACCTCAACTCTTCTTGAGAGGCCGCTACAATGTGAGAGCTTGAAAGTATATGAGTAGTATCAATGTCAGTAAAACGATTACCAACCGGAAAGGCGGAGACTTCAGCAATCATATTGCGAAATTCTCGAAACTCCGAAGACTCCTGCATTGTTTCTCTTTCATTTGTTCAAGGTGAATATGGAGGGGGAAATATGAATGAAATCCACAATTATTTTATGTACAATTTCTGCATGATGACTGTTTGTATTAATTTATCGTATTGGTGTGTTTGGTTCTTATTTTCTTACATCACTTGAGATCATCTGATGGTTCCCCTTTTAAATTGCAAATACAGCGAATATATGGGTAGGAAGGGTTGTCCCAATCATATTTTGCAACGCGCTCTGTTCCTTGTTCATTGGTCAAGCCTTTCAATATGTCACTCTCAGATTGGTTCATTCTGTGAAAAAGGGCGGACCTTGAACGATTTGGAGAGTGGGGAAAGGTTGACGGAATCGGTTAAGTGTATTGTCGACCGAAGCCATCTTGACCGAGAAGCACATCTCCGGAAAGGTGAGTAGATTAGTCACTACAGTTGCTGTGTCAACTTTCTCCAAAATAACATACGACTGTAGTTTGTATTCAATAGGTTCAAAGTCATTTTTATTGAGGAACAGTACTAATTTCACAAAACAAAGGTAAACGTAGAAAGTGTTATCTAACAGGACATCTAGTCGGTTTGCTGGCGTATTTCCTCAAAATTGAGCtaactagccagctagctaacgttagctaatacTAACTAGGTTCTCGCGGTGACCTGCATGttccattcattcattgagGGGGTTTACGTTGATCTTTTGCCATTATGTGGTAATACAAACCTAAGCGAGTCGAGCAGCAAATTATTTCGAAGTTAATGTCACTTGGAAGTATGTTTCTGTTCGCCAAGTAAATGCATATAACGTTCACAACACGCTTAGTTTCAGTGCGAGGTAACTTAATTTTTTGAGGATGTTTGGTAGCTAGAATGCTATAAAAAACGGGTTAGCAGGCAAGCTACATGGCCGTTCAGTTACACGCGGTCGTTAGGGGGTCTGTGAAGGCCCAGCACGCCAGGCTTAGATGCAGAGTAACCGTTGATGTCGTTGTGGGTAGCCTCATAGCATATTTGTGGTAATGTTTCAATGAGGTTTGAAAAGGAACactgtttttgtgagtgtgttgattTGGGGTATTAGCCTACGTTTGTTGTGCTTAAGTATTTGAATTGCCTATTGGCGCTAGTCGGATGTCGTCGTGTTGTTAGCTGATTGGCTAAAGTGCGTTAGCAGTTTCGCTGAAGGACTGTCGACGGCAGTTGTATGAGACAAAACTTCGCGGTTTCCCATGGTGACCACAGTCACCAGCATAACAGTATTGAGTTGATGTATTTCTGGTGGCGGTAAAGTTTTTCTCTAAAGAAATGTGACACCATTGTTTCCAATGAAGTACAGACGATTTCCATAAGTCCTAGTCAGCTGGTAGAACAAGTTTTTCGAGTAATTCATTTCTCGGTTTTCGGTTTGCATTGCGTCAGGGCTGAAGTCGACCTTCAATCTCGATCAGAGGTCCGATTGTCAGGCCAATAATATTGTCTGCGACTGAATTTCGTCAGACTGATTTATGCCTGATTTGAGGGGAAAGTCGAGAACGTTTCAATTGTAGGATATCCTAAAGTACTTTTTTATGAAGAATACTGAGATGTGTTTACAAATATATTTAGGCATTCTGTGGCTGTAGGAGCTTTTCCACTAATGAAATAGAACTAACTTCTACTTTGTCAGTTGTGGTGTCTAATTTATATGGAATTGCTAGATATGCAGTACAACAGATGGCATACGTTCATACAGCCTGACTTTGTGAAAAGGCTGCTTTAGTTGACTTGGCAATTTAGTTTCATTGGGGGCTGACAACTTTAGGTCAGTGGCTTGAAGGCCTGGACCCGTTTGAGTTTACCTGGGACCGTTGCCAGCTGTTTGAAAATTCTGTAACGGTCATCTTTTTATCATTCCAGGTCATTTTGCACCCAAGATGGTGAAGATTTTCGTTGGAAACCTTCCGCCTCAGGCGGAAACGGATGAGATCCAGGCCCTCTTTGCTAAGTATGGTACTGTCACTGAATGTGCCATCATCAAGAACTTCGCGTTTGTTCACATGGAGGACCGCAAGAGTGCAACCAAAGCCATAAAAAACTTGCATTTATACAAGTTGCATGGTGTGCCCATAAATGTTGAGGCTAGCCATGGAAAGAACCAGGGCCCAATTAAATTGCATGTGGCTAATGTCGAGAAGGGTTCTGCCGATACATTGCGGGCACTGTTTGAAGAATACGGCACCGTATCGGAGTGTTCCGTCGTCAAAAACTTCGCTTTTGTTCATATGCCCAATTCAGAGGAGGCTATGGACGCAATGAAGGGCTTGGCGAATGCTGAGTTCCAAGGTAAATTAGCAGTGTGAAGCCTAATTTAATTACTCACTACTTCTGTAAAGAATTTGGTTGACTTCAGGAAGCGTTTTTCGAAATTTCTGTTAATGTTTAATTTCTTGTTTATTTAGGCAAGAGGATTCATGTTCAGATCTCAAAGAGCCGCCCCAGGGGCGGTGATGAGGAGTTCCAACATGGCCCCCCGCCCCCAGAAAGAGCAGGTTATTGGGGACCT from Clupea harengus chromosome 18, Ch_v2.0.2, whole genome shotgun sequence includes the following:
- the tifa gene encoding si:ch211-15b10.6 translates to MMAVSQTDETDELLTCLRVQLYHPEARSVFDSLPMNLRHKQEAEDPMRLGRAAEACPFILNDTRVSRKQLALQAFRAPGSTEMRFNVQNLSRKAPVQVNGIELGHLVGAELPDKALIRFGRYELLVLREPGDSETHFEVLFECRSVPPSQEMGLGVPSSVAVMDSGDATLSWRDPSNEPSESDENL